The Reichenbachiella carrageenanivorans region TACTTGGGCGGGGGATGATCGAGTCATTATTGATCATACAGAAGTGAATTCAGCCTTCAAAGGGCGGGGAGTAGGCAAACAGATGGTGCTCGCCGCTGTCGAATTTGCCCGAGCAAAGGGAATTAGTATTGTGCCTCTTTGCCCTTTCGCAAAGGCTATCTTTGATAAGAACGAAGACATAAGGGATGTGCTGTGATGCACTCCCTTTATCAAATCATTGTAGTGAGTGGACGTGAATTTTTAATATTTCGTATAACGATCTTTTTTAGAGTCATAAATTTCTGAAACGGTAATGAGAATTCCCGTTTCTTCCACACTGCCAAAGTCTGGGTTTTTCGCAGCACCAAATGCCTTCATTGTAGGAGAGAGAGACATGTAGTTTTTGATTAACGGAGGTACTCGCTCGCCTCTTTCTTTACAGAAGGAGTTGAGGGCATTCATTCCTTCCTTAAAATTCTTGTCCTTGAGGAGCGTTTTCAATGCTGTAATGTCTGACACGTATGGTAGAGGAGCTTTGGGCGTGACTAATTTTTCTTTGTCAGCAAAAAACAAATCCATGAAGTACAACACCGCATCGCGAGCCTCTAGATTGTAGTTGGGGTACATGGTTACCTTCCCGAAAAAATGCTTCATGCCTGGGTGAGTCACATAGATTGCCCCAAGTCCGTCCCAGAGGTTGTCAAGCGCAAATATTCCCTTTCTGGGGTCTATATGCGGCTGATACTTGGGCTGTATCCATGATCTACCTAGCTCTAAGGTGTGTGGGAGGTAGTTGTTTACAAACTGGTCTGAAAAATCGAAATAATGTGCTGTAGAGAGCTCTATGTGTTTGGGATCGGATAGATCCAATTGGCTACAGTCTATAAATCGGTAGCCACCTACGATTTCCTCATCTTCGGGAGAGTATACGAGTAGTTGCTGATAACATTTTTCATTAATGTCAAATTCGTCGATGTCTACTTCTTTGCCAGTACCTCCTCCAGCGCTGGCAAATGAAATTTCGCGTAAGCGCCCGATTTCACGCATGGTATGTGGCGAGTTGTGGGCATTGATGAAATAAATCTTGTTGCCACCCTTTTTTGTGTCGCGCACAAAACGCTCTGCATTCAGTTCGGACTTTAGGAGTTGCCTGTCCACGGGGTCGATGACGTAATCTATATTTTTATTCAAATCAAAACGGTTTCTGCTATTGTAGCTTATATACTTTTTCTTTTACCCAATCTGCCCACGCCTGATCCGTTTTAGTACGGTCAAAAACTTCAGCAGGAATCGGTTTTCCAAAGACAATTTTAAAAGTACTATTCTTTTGTTTCATCATCTCATCAACTAAATAAAACATTTCCACATTTGCCTTTATTCCTATTGATTTACGAAAGTTAGACAAGTTGTAGAAGAAATCAGATAGCTGAGAGCCTCCAGTATATACGGGTATCACCTGACTGCCAAATCGCTTGGCTCGGGAGATGAAAGTTTTTTTCCATTCGAGGTCTTTTACTACGCCTTTGTTTCTTCTGCTTACCAACCCCGCAGGGTAGATAAATACGGCACGTGCTGAGCCAAACAGTTCGTTTATTTGCTTCACGGCACCTGAAGGAGTAGTGCCGTGTTTGTTGACGCCCACAAAGAGCTGTTTGAGGTTGGTCATATTTAACAAAATGTCGTTGACTAAAAATTTGACGTCTGGACGAATAGGATAAACGGCTGTTAGGTGAGCCATGGCTTCGATGCCCCCAAAGGGGTGATTGCCTGCGAATACAACCCCACCATTCTTAGGGATGTTTTCCAAGCCTTGAATCTCTACTTTTATATTGAAGCGATCTAGTACTGCTTTCGCAAAATCAACGCCGTACAGATCAGCAAAATCACTGATGCCTTGGTTCATTTCTTCTTGATGTACGATACGTTTGATGTAGCGAATAATAAATCTAGGCATCCACTTTAGGAGTGTTGGGTTCTTGTCGTGGATGATTTTTTCTATATCTATTAATTTGTCACGCATGCTGTATTCTCAAAGAAATTGCAAAATATGAAGACCTATCGAAAATAGCTCGTCGAGCGACCAACTTATATTTTTTTTAACATTAGTAATTCAAAAATTAGGCTGTCATTGAAGATTGTAACCTTACGATTCGTTGACAGCCAACAGTAAAGCGATTGGTGGTGTGCCTACGAAACATCCCTTATACTTTGCGGTACTTCTCCTGAGGGTTATTTGCCCAATAGGCTGCTACGGTCAGAAAAAGAAAAAGAACAAAACAGAGCCAACCCGCCATGTCGTACGAGCCTGTCCAAGACAA contains the following coding sequences:
- a CDS encoding 1-acyl-sn-glycerol-3-phosphate acyltransferase codes for the protein MRDKLIDIEKIIHDKNPTLLKWMPRFIIRYIKRIVHQEEMNQGISDFADLYGVDFAKAVLDRFNIKVEIQGLENIPKNGGVVFAGNHPFGGIEAMAHLTAVYPIRPDVKFLVNDILLNMTNLKQLFVGVNKHGTTPSGAVKQINELFGSARAVFIYPAGLVSRRNKGVVKDLEWKKTFISRAKRFGSQVIPVYTGGSQLSDFFYNLSNFRKSIGIKANVEMFYLVDEMMKQKNSTFKIVFGKPIPAEVFDRTKTDQAWADWVKEKVYKLQ
- a CDS encoding GNAT family N-acetyltransferase, whose amino-acid sequence is MKISQFDRDQKGYFKASDGEQRGGLMTYTWAGDDRVIIDHTEVNSAFKGRGVGKQMVLAAVEFARAKGISIVPLCPFAKAIFDKNEDIRDVL
- a CDS encoding GNAT family N-acetyltransferase, whose translation is MNKNIDYVIDPVDRQLLKSELNAERFVRDTKKGGNKIYFINAHNSPHTMREIGRLREISFASAGGGTGKEVDIDEFDINEKCYQQLLVYSPEDEEIVGGYRFIDCSQLDLSDPKHIELSTAHYFDFSDQFVNNYLPHTLELGRSWIQPKYQPHIDPRKGIFALDNLWDGLGAIYVTHPGMKHFFGKVTMYPNYNLEARDAVLYFMDLFFADKEKLVTPKAPLPYVSDITALKTLLKDKNFKEGMNALNSFCKERGERVPPLIKNYMSLSPTMKAFGAAKNPDFGSVEETGILITVSEIYDSKKDRYTKY